The proteins below are encoded in one region of Planctopirus limnophila DSM 3776:
- the nhaA gene encoding Na+/H+ antiporter NhaA — protein sequence MANPGDRPVSEQAADRLLPASQIAGWLSPVRRFLKLQATSGLLLVAATAFALIAANSPWSEQFLHIWETSCFIGFGDFVLKKDFLHVINDGLMTIFFFVVGLEIKREIVSGELSDLRKAALPIIAAIGGMIVPALVFLGASQVFRVPPEAMKGWTIPMATDIAFVVGMLSLFGNRVPIGLKILLLSLAIVDDLGAVILIAVLFTEKLALVGLFVAAVGITLTFLMNRVGVRNVWLYVVVGGVTWLAVLKSGVHPTIAGVILGLMTPSKAWVPYETLTAVLKRLTDELKKFQSDSDQESPKPGKPIPLHKTMHDDLAEAEFATRESIAPLYRLEHALHPWVAFLIMPLFALANAGVPLDFSKAFEPVSLCVALGLAVGKPVGIFGLSFLAVLVGLAKLPDGVNWKLYLGGACLAGIGFTMSLFLGSLALPESLISAGKLGTLMGSTVSAILGIVLISKALPATADEGQN from the coding sequence ATGGCAAACCCAGGTGATCGTCCTGTGTCCGAGCAAGCGGCAGATCGTTTGTTACCTGCCAGCCAGATTGCGGGCTGGTTATCGCCCGTCAGACGATTCTTGAAGCTCCAGGCGACAAGTGGCCTGCTCCTGGTAGCCGCTACGGCCTTCGCGCTGATTGCAGCCAATTCTCCCTGGAGTGAGCAATTTCTGCATATCTGGGAAACATCCTGTTTCATTGGCTTTGGTGATTTTGTTCTGAAGAAGGATTTTCTCCATGTCATCAATGATGGCCTGATGACGATCTTCTTTTTCGTTGTCGGTTTAGAGATCAAGCGGGAGATCGTTTCAGGAGAGTTGAGTGATCTTCGCAAGGCAGCACTCCCGATTATTGCAGCGATTGGCGGGATGATCGTCCCTGCCCTCGTCTTTCTGGGAGCTAGTCAGGTTTTTCGCGTTCCGCCAGAAGCAATGAAGGGCTGGACCATTCCGATGGCGACTGATATCGCCTTTGTGGTCGGCATGCTCTCGCTCTTTGGAAATCGAGTCCCCATTGGTCTGAAAATTCTGCTGCTCTCGCTGGCCATTGTGGACGACCTGGGGGCCGTCATATTGATTGCTGTCCTCTTCACCGAAAAACTGGCCCTCGTGGGACTGTTTGTCGCCGCCGTGGGGATCACACTTACTTTCCTGATGAATCGAGTCGGCGTGCGGAATGTCTGGCTGTATGTCGTTGTGGGTGGTGTGACGTGGCTGGCGGTGTTGAAATCGGGCGTCCATCCCACGATTGCCGGTGTGATCCTCGGTCTGATGACCCCGTCAAAAGCCTGGGTGCCGTATGAGACGTTGACTGCTGTTCTGAAGCGACTGACGGATGAATTGAAAAAGTTTCAGTCCGATTCTGATCAGGAATCCCCGAAACCTGGAAAGCCAATTCCCCTGCATAAAACCATGCACGATGATCTGGCAGAAGCCGAATTCGCCACGCGAGAAAGCATTGCACCACTGTATCGACTTGAGCATGCGCTCCACCCGTGGGTGGCATTTCTGATCATGCCCCTGTTTGCCCTGGCGAATGCCGGTGTCCCTTTGGATTTCAGTAAAGCTTTTGAACCGGTTTCTCTTTGTGTGGCTTTGGGGTTAGCTGTTGGAAAACCCGTCGGGATTTTCGGGCTGTCGTTTCTGGCAGTACTGGTTGGTCTGGCCAAACTCCCCGACGGTGTGAACTGGAAGCTGTATCTGGGTGGGGCATGTCTCGCGGGGATTGGCTTTACGATGTCACTATTCCTGGGATCGCTCGCACTTCCAGAAAGTCTTATATCCGCAGGGAAGCTGGGGACGTTGATGGGTTCAACCGTCTCGGCAATTCTCGGTATCGTGCTGATCAGCAAGGCTTTACCAGCGACTGCGGATGAAGGACAGAATTGA
- a CDS encoding ATP-binding cassette domain-containing protein, with protein sequence MAVLGLKELSFSYGGKPLIENATVQVELGERVCLVGRNGTGKSTLMKLMLSELKPDTGLVEVQSGIKLARQIQDVPRGVVGTVFDEVARGLGSHGEAVAAQYWLHQLSQNQLSQNTGANPRTADEIRRMEELSATLDPAYAWEWEHQVEQIIERMELPHDRLFDSLSSGMKRRVLLAKSLVIEPDVLLLDEPTNHLDIEAIRWLEEFLLRFSGTLIFVTHDRMFLQRLATRIIEIDRARLFDWTCDYQTFLQRKEAALAAEEHEQALFDKKLAQEEVWIRKGVKARNVRNQGRVKALMEMRKERAARRAKVGNVKVELHQEAERSGTVVALAEKVNYEVGGRTILRDVSTLITRGDKIGILGPNGCGKTTLLRILLGELTPQSGKIKLGTRLEIAYFDQLRAQLNDDLSVQENVSPGADMIEINGRRRHVIGYLEDFLFSPERSRTLVKYLSGGERNRLLLARLFSKPSNLLVLDEPTNDLDAETLELLEDLLVEYPGTVLLVSHDRQFINNVVTQTLVFEGEGSVNEYVGGYDDWLAQKSVRQNTPVVAQAAPVANQPAAKKGKSLSFKEDKELIELPARIESLELEQANLETRMGQPEFFKQSPQDVATVTERLNRLHQELQTAYARWEELEAKRGGSI encoded by the coding sequence ATGGCTGTTTTGGGATTGAAAGAGCTGAGTTTCAGTTATGGTGGAAAGCCACTGATTGAGAACGCGACAGTTCAGGTGGAGCTGGGCGAACGAGTCTGTCTGGTGGGTCGAAATGGTACCGGTAAATCGACCCTGATGAAGTTGATGCTCAGTGAGTTGAAGCCCGATACGGGCCTCGTTGAGGTTCAATCAGGTATCAAACTCGCCCGGCAGATTCAGGATGTTCCGCGAGGCGTGGTGGGGACAGTCTTTGATGAAGTGGCCCGTGGCTTAGGCTCTCATGGGGAAGCTGTCGCGGCTCAGTACTGGTTGCACCAATTGAGCCAGAATCAATTGAGCCAGAATACTGGGGCAAATCCGCGAACAGCCGATGAAATCAGGCGCATGGAAGAGTTATCTGCCACGCTCGATCCTGCCTATGCCTGGGAATGGGAGCATCAGGTCGAGCAGATTATCGAACGAATGGAACTACCGCATGATCGGCTCTTTGACAGCCTTTCTTCGGGGATGAAACGCCGGGTACTGCTGGCTAAATCGCTGGTGATCGAACCCGATGTGCTCCTGCTCGATGAACCCACCAACCACCTGGATATTGAAGCGATTCGCTGGCTCGAAGAATTTCTGCTCCGATTCTCAGGAACGTTGATCTTCGTGACACACGACCGCATGTTTCTGCAGCGACTGGCTACGAGGATCATCGAGATTGACCGCGCCCGTCTGTTCGACTGGACATGTGATTATCAGACATTTCTGCAGCGAAAAGAAGCCGCCCTGGCTGCCGAGGAACATGAACAAGCTCTTTTCGACAAGAAATTGGCTCAAGAAGAGGTCTGGATTCGTAAAGGTGTCAAAGCTCGTAACGTCAGGAATCAAGGGCGCGTCAAGGCACTGATGGAGATGCGCAAAGAGCGGGCGGCCCGCCGGGCCAAAGTGGGCAATGTCAAAGTTGAGCTTCACCAGGAGGCTGAGCGATCCGGCACTGTGGTGGCCTTAGCTGAAAAGGTGAATTACGAAGTTGGCGGGCGAACCATACTGAGAGATGTGTCAACACTCATCACCCGTGGCGACAAGATTGGGATTCTCGGGCCCAATGGTTGTGGCAAGACGACACTTTTGCGAATTCTATTGGGTGAACTCACACCTCAATCAGGCAAAATCAAACTGGGTACCCGGTTGGAGATTGCTTATTTCGACCAGTTGAGGGCACAGCTCAATGATGATCTTTCTGTGCAGGAGAATGTGTCGCCCGGGGCGGACATGATTGAGATCAATGGCCGCCGGAGACATGTCATTGGGTACCTGGAGGATTTTCTCTTCTCCCCGGAAAGATCCAGGACGCTGGTGAAGTATCTCTCGGGAGGTGAGCGCAATCGTTTATTGTTAGCCCGATTGTTCTCGAAGCCATCGAACCTGCTGGTTCTCGACGAACCGACCAACGATCTCGATGCCGAAACTCTCGAATTGCTGGAAGACTTGCTGGTCGAGTATCCCGGAACAGTGCTGCTTGTCAGTCATGACCGGCAGTTCATCAACAATGTGGTCACGCAGACTCTCGTCTTTGAGGGCGAGGGTTCCGTCAATGAGTATGTCGGCGGGTATGATGACTGGCTGGCCCAGAAGTCTGTTCGGCAGAACACACCTGTTGTGGCTCAGGCAGCACCTGTCGCCAATCAACCGGCAGCCAAAAAGGGAAAATCTCTGAGCTTTAAGGAAGACAAAGAACTGATTGAGCTTCCTGCCAGGATTGAATCGCTCGAGTTGGAGCAGGCAAATCTCGAAACCCGCATGGGGCAACCTGAGTTCTTCAAGCAGTCTCCTCAGGATGTGGCGACTGTCACGGAGAGGTTAAATCGACTGCATCAAGAACTACAGACCGCTTACGCCCGCTGGGAAGAACTTGAGGCCAAACGCGGCGGGTCAATTTAG